One stretch of Gopherus flavomarginatus isolate rGopFla2 chromosome 2, rGopFla2.mat.asm, whole genome shotgun sequence DNA includes these proteins:
- the XCR1 gene encoding chemokine XC receptor 1 has protein sequence MQHGSYIQMDESSFDLNSFPDYYEEYGNLTNYTGSGNVCEMDDLHAFGAHLTTILYSLAFVLSLVGNSLVLWILMKYESLVSLTNIFIMNLCISDLVFSCMLPFWIVYHLHGWIFGDFLCKAVNTVFSISYYSGIVFLTIMTILRHMAVVNPLSTLSTQTRQCGIQVSLAIWAASILVVVPEMIFTQVQTDLDGFSTCDYTDLHWKRVEIYQRNVFFLFSFTVIVFCYIKILKILLRTRSHRKHRTVRLIFTIVVAFFLSWAPYNIFCFLQTLPAHYIFLNCEIQKNIEYAFYISRKIAFSHCCLNPVLYVFVGVKFRRHLMHLCNYLWPCNNGKISSPRIYSHGKFHYEDASIY, from the exons ATGCAGCATG GTTCATACATCCAAATGGATGAATCCAGCTTTGACTTAAACTCATTTCCAGACTACTATGAGGAGTATGGGAACTTGACTAATTATACTGGCTCTGGTAATGTGTGTGAAATGGATGACCTCCACGCATTTGGTGCCCATCTCACCACCATCCTGTACTCTCTTGCGTTTGTTCTTAGCCTGGTGGGAAATAGTTTGGTGTTATGGATCCTAATGAAGTATGAAAGCCTTGTGTCTTTAACAAACATCTTCATCATGAACCTTTGCATCTCCGACCTGGTCTTCTCTTGCATGCTGCCCTTCTGGATTGTGTATCATTTGCATGGATGGATTTTTGGTGATTTTCTCTGCAAGGCTGTGAATACTGTTTTCTCCATCAGCTACTACAGTGGTATTGTCTTTTTGACTATAATGACTATTCTCCGGCATATGGCAGTTGTGAACCCTTTGTCAACCTTGAGTACTCAGACACGCCAGTGTGGCATTCAGGTGAGCTTGGCCATTTGGGCTGCTAGCATATTAGTCGTGGTTCCTGAGATGATTTTCACCCAAGTGCAAACTGATCTGGATGGTTTCAGTACCTGCGATTACACTGACTTACATTGGAAAAGGGTAGAAATTTATCAGCGAAATgtcttctttctcttttcctttactGTTATTGTATTTTGTTACATCAAGATACTGAAAATTCTGCTCAGAACAAGATCTCATAGGAAGCACAGAACTGTGAGACTCATCTTTACCATTGTGGTAGCTTTTTTCCTGAGTTGGGCACCTTATAATATATTCTGTTtcctgcaaactttgccagctcATTACATCTTTCTGAACTGTGAGATTCAAAAAAACATTGAATATGCCTTCTACATCAGCCGCAAAATTGCCTTTTCCCACTGCTGCCTCAACCCTGTGCTCTATGTATTTGTTGGAGTCAAATTCAGAAGACATTTGATGCACCTATGCAATTACCTCTGGCCATGCAATAATGGGAAAATCTCCAGCCCCAGGATTTATTCTCATGGCAAATTCCACTATGAAGATGCTTCCATTTACTGA